From Saccharothrix espanaensis DSM 44229, the proteins below share one genomic window:
- a CDS encoding serine hydrolase domain-containing protein: MSARGSMMSQEKQSAQALAGFVAAKAGEYRVPGAAVGVLVGGRELYAAHGVTNLDNPAPVDEHTLFHLASVTKTFTGTALIRLAEEGRVDLDAPVRRYVPDLVLADESTAARITVGNLLNHTAGLDWNLIDADGDDDSLAGFVARLSRLATIAPPGTRASYSQAGYNLAGRVIENVTGMSYEKAVAALVLEPLGLTDTVFEIDEVMVRKFAVGHNPDADGVLRPARPWAAWRAGARGNNPGGGIVSSVADLLRWARFHLGEVDGVLSADALRRMRERTVEMRASTLGDGVGISWFLRGVDGVRTIGHGGSGNGQFAELLIVPERNFAVVSLSNVGPDGFRFNQDVVRWALEHHLGVVERDPQPIPHDEARAREVAGRYQGDAMFLDIATDGTGLTLEVGIKPEVRAASETEMPPDYPPAAIGFLPGDGDEYVLVEGGLQGQRGYFSRDESGTVVGIDLAGRLFVRA; encoded by the coding sequence GTGAGCGCAAGGGGGAGCATGATGTCGCAGGAGAAGCAGTCCGCGCAGGCGCTGGCCGGGTTCGTCGCGGCGAAGGCGGGGGAGTACCGCGTCCCGGGTGCGGCGGTCGGGGTGCTGGTGGGCGGCCGGGAGCTCTACGCGGCCCACGGCGTGACCAACCTGGACAACCCGGCGCCGGTGGACGAGCACACGCTGTTCCACCTCGCGTCGGTGACCAAGACCTTCACCGGGACCGCGCTGATCCGGCTGGCCGAGGAGGGCCGGGTCGACCTGGACGCCCCGGTGCGCCGGTACGTCCCCGACCTCGTGCTCGCCGACGAGTCGACCGCCGCCCGGATCACCGTGGGTAACCTGCTCAACCACACCGCCGGGCTGGACTGGAACCTGATCGACGCCGACGGTGACGACGACTCCCTGGCCGGGTTCGTGGCCCGGCTGTCCCGGCTGGCCACGATCGCGCCGCCCGGCACCCGCGCGTCCTACAGCCAGGCGGGCTACAACCTGGCCGGGCGGGTCATCGAGAACGTCACCGGCATGAGCTACGAGAAGGCCGTGGCCGCCCTGGTCCTGGAGCCGCTCGGGCTGACCGACACGGTCTTCGAGATCGACGAGGTGATGGTCCGCAAGTTCGCCGTGGGCCACAACCCCGACGCGGACGGGGTGTTGCGCCCCGCGCGCCCGTGGGCGGCGTGGCGGGCCGGCGCGCGCGGCAACAACCCGGGTGGCGGGATCGTGTCGTCGGTCGCCGACCTGCTGCGCTGGGCCCGGTTCCACCTCGGGGAGGTGGACGGGGTGCTGTCCGCCGACGCCCTGCGGCGGATGCGGGAGCGAACCGTCGAGATGCGCGCCAGCACCCTCGGTGACGGCGTCGGCATCTCGTGGTTCCTGCGCGGCGTCGACGGCGTCCGCACCATCGGCCACGGCGGGTCGGGCAACGGCCAGTTCGCCGAACTGCTCATCGTGCCCGAGCGGAACTTCGCGGTCGTCTCCCTGTCCAACGTCGGCCCGGACGGCTTTCGCTTCAACCAGGACGTCGTCCGCTGGGCGCTGGAGCACCACCTCGGCGTGGTCGAGCGCGACCCGCAGCCGATCCCGCACGATGAGGCGCGGGCGCGCGAGGTCGCGGGCCGCTACCAGGGCGACGCGATGTTCCTCGACATCGCCACCGACGGCACCGGCCTGACCCTGGAAGTCGGGATCAAGCCGGAGGTCCGGGCCGCGTCGGAGACCGAGATGCCCCCGGACTACCCGCCGGCCGCGATCGGCTTCCTGCCCGGCGATGGCGACGAGTACGTGCTTGTCGAAGGCGGTCTCCAGGGCCAGCGGGGCTACTTCAGCCGCGACGAGAGCGGCACGGTCGTCGGCATCGACCTTGCCGGCCGCCTCTTCGTCCGCGCCTGA
- a CDS encoding APC family permease, with product MIEDPTSRTAPPPAANPETAADDARLRALGYEQRLSRRLGVLGNIGMGFATVSPVVGLYAVVLVGMTVAGPAWVWALPVCLLGQCLLLTVYSELASEFPVSGGAYQWSRRLIGPGFAWMTGWLSLCGPLVANTTIGYLSAPWILGLFGITPTPNLLVAVAAGFIVVCALVNTFGIDVLRRVLALGVAAEAVASVLIGVVLLLAFREQPFSILTATLGAEAGSAGSVPAALLAALAVGGWAFIGFDACVATSEETRNAARHVPRAIWWALLSVGALVILNAFATTLVHPDLPSVVAGLDPDPVSTAVIASFGSWSAKPFVVVVVVAFFACGLASQGSTARGVYSMARDGVLPLSRLMSAVSRRQVPIGAVVAVTVVGCAGLLLAVNSAAIGSLIAFGTAVLYLTFFLTALAALIARLRGTWVPAGYVRLGRTGTVINALAVGWLGFEFVNIAWPRAILAPVGAPWYQIWAAPLVSAVVVLAGLLYLLIARPQDKVLVSASFATRVEGIDR from the coding sequence GTGATCGAAGACCCGACCAGCAGAACCGCCCCGCCGCCGGCGGCCAACCCGGAGACCGCGGCCGACGACGCCCGGCTCCGGGCGCTGGGCTACGAGCAGCGGTTGAGCCGGCGGCTGGGCGTGCTGGGCAACATCGGGATGGGCTTCGCGACCGTCTCGCCGGTGGTCGGGCTCTACGCGGTGGTGCTGGTCGGCATGACGGTGGCCGGCCCCGCCTGGGTGTGGGCGCTGCCGGTCTGCCTGCTCGGCCAGTGCCTGCTGCTGACCGTCTACTCCGAACTCGCCTCGGAGTTCCCGGTCTCCGGCGGGGCCTACCAGTGGTCCCGCCGGCTGATCGGGCCCGGGTTCGCCTGGATGACCGGGTGGCTGTCGCTGTGCGGGCCGCTGGTCGCCAACACCACCATCGGCTACCTGTCCGCGCCGTGGATCCTGGGGCTGTTCGGCATCACCCCCACGCCCAACCTGCTGGTGGCCGTGGCCGCCGGGTTCATCGTGGTGTGCGCGCTGGTCAACACGTTCGGCATCGACGTGCTGCGCCGCGTGCTCGCGCTCGGCGTCGCCGCCGAGGCCGTCGCGTCGGTGCTGATCGGGGTGGTGCTGCTGCTGGCGTTCCGCGAGCAGCCGTTCTCGATCCTGACCGCCACCCTGGGCGCGGAGGCCGGCTCGGCCGGCTCGGTGCCGGCCGCGCTGCTCGCCGCGCTGGCCGTCGGCGGGTGGGCGTTCATCGGGTTCGACGCCTGCGTCGCCACCTCCGAGGAGACCCGCAACGCCGCCCGGCACGTGCCGCGGGCGATCTGGTGGGCGCTGCTCAGCGTCGGCGCGCTGGTGATCCTGAACGCGTTCGCCACCACGCTGGTCCACCCGGACCTGCCCTCGGTGGTCGCCGGCCTCGACCCGGACCCGGTGTCGACGGCGGTGATCGCCTCGTTCGGGAGCTGGTCGGCCAAGCCGTTCGTGGTCGTCGTGGTGGTCGCGTTCTTCGCCTGCGGACTGGCCTCGCAGGGCTCGACGGCCCGGGGCGTCTACTCGATGGCCCGCGACGGCGTGCTGCCGCTGTCGCGGCTGATGTCCGCGGTCAGCCGCCGGCAGGTGCCCATCGGCGCGGTCGTGGCGGTGACGGTCGTGGGCTGCGCCGGGCTGCTGCTGGCGGTGAACAGCGCGGCCATCGGCAGCCTGATCGCGTTCGGCACGGCGGTGCTCTACCTGACGTTCTTCCTGACCGCGCTGGCGGCGCTGATCGCCCGGCTGCGCGGCACGTGGGTGCCGGCCGGGTACGTGCGGCTGGGCCGGACCGGCACCGTGATCAACGCCCTGGCGGTGGGGTGGCTGGGCTTCGAGTTCGTCAACATCGCGTGGCCCCGGGCCATCCTCGCCCCGGTCGGCGCGCCCTGGTACCAGATCTGGGCGGCCCCGCTGGTGTCGGCGGTGGTCGTGCTGGCCGGCCTGCTGTACCTGCTGATCGCCCGTCCCCAGGATAAAGTGCTGGTCAGCGCCTCGTTCGCGACCCGCGTGGAAGGAATCGACCGATGA
- a CDS encoding flavin monoamine oxidase family protein, producing MGSPEVDVAIVGAGFAGLTAAHDLAAAGRAVRVLEARGRIGGRTWYRTDLVDGVGLEMGGTWIVPEQTFVTDEVRRYGIAVSDSELPERMTWSDRGSVLTSLLPVPPAELEDLEHAVRALVAAGARLDVDRPLAEQGLADLDVPIREWADAAGLRGNARELLISWFCGCGNASADTGSALDVLRWLAAMGNSVWGMVRASVLGQTFDSGTAALAEAIAHDSGAEILLNAPVRSIRQEADHVVLVHDGGQLTARRVLVTVPLGVLRHIDFRPALSPGKLAVSTENHAGQGQKVWAVARDVPPDLSGYGWGTAFDYVGAMKTLPEGVLLVCFAPEHDRVDGNDPADVQRAVREFAPDAVVVATATHEWVDDEWSRGTWTTFRAGQISRYEQDLAVPEGLVHFAGAHTARRWPGFIDGAIDSGRRAAAELLAVL from the coding sequence ATGGGTTCTCCGGAAGTCGATGTCGCGATCGTGGGTGCCGGGTTCGCCGGGCTGACGGCCGCGCATGACCTGGCGGCGGCCGGGCGCGCGGTACGCGTGCTGGAGGCGCGGGGCCGGATCGGCGGCCGCACCTGGTACCGCACCGACCTGGTCGACGGGGTCGGGCTGGAGATGGGCGGCACGTGGATCGTCCCGGAGCAGACCTTCGTCACCGACGAGGTGCGCCGGTACGGCATCGCGGTGTCCGACAGCGAACTGCCCGAGCGGATGACCTGGTCGGACCGGGGCAGCGTGCTGACCTCGCTGCTCCCGGTGCCGCCCGCCGAACTCGAAGACCTGGAGCACGCGGTCCGCGCGCTGGTCGCCGCCGGCGCGCGGCTCGACGTGGACCGCCCGCTGGCCGAGCAGGGCCTCGCCGACCTCGACGTGCCGATCCGCGAGTGGGCGGACGCGGCCGGGCTGCGCGGCAACGCCCGCGAGCTGCTGATCTCGTGGTTCTGCGGGTGCGGCAACGCCTCCGCCGACACCGGCTCCGCGCTGGACGTGCTGCGCTGGCTCGCCGCGATGGGCAACTCGGTGTGGGGCATGGTCCGGGCCAGCGTGCTCGGGCAGACCTTCGACTCCGGGACCGCCGCCCTGGCCGAGGCGATCGCGCACGACAGCGGCGCGGAGATCCTGCTCAACGCGCCCGTGCGGTCGATTCGCCAGGAGGCCGACCACGTCGTCCTGGTCCACGACGGCGGGCAGCTCACGGCCCGCCGGGTGCTGGTGACCGTGCCGCTCGGGGTGTTGCGGCACATCGACTTCCGGCCCGCGCTGTCGCCCGGCAAGCTCGCCGTCTCCACCGAGAACCACGCGGGGCAGGGCCAGAAGGTGTGGGCGGTGGCCCGCGACGTGCCGCCGGACCTGAGCGGCTACGGCTGGGGCACCGCGTTCGACTACGTCGGCGCGATGAAGACCCTGCCCGAGGGCGTGCTGCTGGTGTGCTTCGCGCCGGAGCACGACCGGGTGGACGGCAACGACCCGGCGGACGTGCAGCGCGCGGTCCGCGAGTTCGCGCCGGACGCCGTGGTCGTCGCCACCGCCACCCACGAGTGGGTGGACGACGAGTGGTCGCGCGGCACGTGGACGACGTTCCGGGCCGGCCAGATCTCCCGCTACGAGCAGGACCTCGCCGTCCCCGAGGGCCTGGTGCACTTCGCGGGCGCGCACACCGCGCGGCGGTGGCCGGGGTTCATCGACGGCGCGATCGACAGCGGCCGGCGCGCCGCCGCCGAGTTGCTGGCGGTGCTGTGA
- a CDS encoding helix-turn-helix domain-containing protein — MAAAEEAGLPLLVVPDEVPFIAVTKAVFAALAAEDRRALEHTVDVQRRLTVAATSGGLDAILKVWLDATGRAAVVTDLLGRELAGVGPAARPLLAAGRTVLDEVGARGLLGSASVAVDGLTVGVQPIGARRLRGHLLLARPPQPTPGTADAALVSLLTLELERRHLADEPRRRAGAEATARLLAGMPDDQAAATLAAFGLSAPSVRGLAVRARPDDTAELAADLALVLPGGLVRSSGDTVEALVVDEVDVPALLDRFAPGRPAGIGAALRPGAAAVSLRQARALVATSSRLGRPAEAGEHSTSRLLLTLGPPELLASFADTVLAPIDAADPRGQLLATLRVWLDANGAWDVTAQRLGVHRHTVRNRVDRIEQLTGRALATASTRYELWLALEARDALSYASPTRP; from the coding sequence GTGGCCGCCGCCGAGGAGGCCGGGCTGCCGCTGCTGGTGGTGCCGGACGAGGTGCCGTTCATCGCGGTGACCAAGGCGGTGTTCGCGGCGCTCGCGGCCGAGGACCGGCGCGCGTTGGAGCACACCGTCGACGTGCAGCGCCGGCTCACCGTCGCCGCGACCTCCGGCGGCCTCGACGCGATCCTCAAGGTGTGGCTGGACGCGACCGGCCGCGCCGCCGTGGTGACCGACCTGCTCGGCCGGGAGCTGGCCGGCGTCGGCCCCGCCGCCCGCCCGCTGCTCGCCGCCGGGCGCACCGTGCTGGACGAGGTGGGCGCGCGCGGCCTGCTGGGCAGCGCGTCCGTGGCGGTGGACGGGCTGACCGTGGGCGTGCAGCCGATCGGCGCCCGCCGGCTGCGCGGGCACCTGCTGCTGGCCCGCCCGCCGCAGCCCACGCCCGGCACCGCGGACGCCGCGCTGGTGTCGCTGCTGACGCTGGAGCTGGAACGCCGCCACCTGGCCGACGAGCCGCGCCGGCGGGCCGGTGCGGAGGCGACGGCCCGGCTGCTCGCCGGGATGCCCGACGACCAGGCCGCCGCGACCCTCGCCGCGTTCGGCCTGTCCGCGCCCTCGGTGCGCGGCCTCGCCGTGCGGGCCCGGCCCGACGACACCGCGGAACTCGCGGCCGACCTGGCGCTCGTGCTGCCCGGCGGTCTGGTCCGGTCCTCCGGCGACACGGTCGAGGCGCTGGTGGTGGACGAGGTCGACGTCCCGGCGCTGCTCGACCGGTTCGCGCCCGGACGCCCGGCCGGGATCGGCGCGGCGCTGCGGCCCGGCGCGGCGGCGGTGTCGCTTCGGCAGGCACGGGCGCTGGTGGCGACCAGCAGCCGGCTCGGCCGGCCGGCGGAGGCCGGCGAGCACAGCACCAGCCGACTGCTGCTCACGCTCGGACCGCCGGAGCTGCTGGCGTCGTTCGCCGACACCGTGCTGGCGCCGATCGACGCCGCCGACCCGCGCGGGCAGCTCCTGGCGACCCTGCGGGTGTGGCTGGACGCGAACGGCGCGTGGGACGTCACCGCCCAGCGCCTGGGCGTCCACCGGCACACGGTCCGCAACCGCGTCGACCGGATCGAGCAGCTCACCGGGCGTGCGCTGGCCACCGCGTCCACGCGCTACGAGCTGTGGCTCGCGCTGGAGGCACGGGACGCTCTCTCCTACGCGAGCCCGACCCGCCCCTGA
- a CDS encoding bacteriophage spanin2 family protein encodes MRSPVAVALSAATLAVVLSGCGAAQEVANTANAISNTATTVQVCADALSQAGRIFDAGSPERAVSSAHDAANSLTDLAASAADTTVNQAIAALAATLRDVTVDDLVGRPAAWLATKADQVAALTSACAP; translated from the coding sequence ATGCGTTCCCCTGTCGCTGTCGCGTTGTCCGCTGCCACCCTCGCCGTCGTCCTGAGCGGCTGCGGTGCCGCACAGGAAGTCGCGAACACCGCCAACGCCATCTCCAACACCGCGACCACCGTGCAGGTGTGCGCCGACGCGCTGTCCCAGGCCGGGCGGATCTTCGACGCCGGGTCGCCGGAGCGGGCGGTGAGCAGCGCGCACGACGCCGCGAACTCGCTGACCGACCTCGCCGCGTCGGCCGCCGACACCACCGTCAACCAGGCCATCGCCGCGCTCGCCGCGACGCTGCGCGACGTCACCGTGGACGACCTGGTCGGCCGCCCGGCCGCCTGGCTCGCCACCAAGGCCGACCAGGTGGCCGCGCTCACCAGCGCCTGCGCCCCGTGA
- a CDS encoding M15 family metallopeptidase has translation MRERVGGGRRALVAVVGVVAVALTGCAAGFSGKGAAGHSAGRAEEDGSIPDNTSIALTETGHAALRKLDPALLAAVRAAAVDAGAAGIELRVTSGWRSKAYQQRLLDEAVARFGSVEEARRFVSTPETSEHVVGKAIDIGPTDAADWLTRHGADYGLCQTYANEMWHFELLTTPGGLCPLQRNDASG, from the coding sequence GTGCGCGAACGGGTCGGTGGTGGGCGGCGGGCCTTGGTGGCGGTGGTCGGGGTGGTTGCCGTGGCGTTGACGGGCTGTGCGGCGGGGTTCTCGGGGAAGGGTGCCGCCGGGCACTCGGCGGGGCGGGCCGAGGAGGACGGGAGCATTCCCGACAACACCAGCATCGCACTGACCGAGACTGGGCATGCCGCCCTCCGCAAGCTGGACCCCGCCCTGCTGGCGGCGGTGCGCGCGGCTGCGGTGGATGCGGGGGCGGCGGGGATCGAGTTGCGCGTCACGTCGGGGTGGCGGAGCAAGGCCTACCAGCAGCGGCTGCTGGACGAGGCCGTAGCCAGGTTCGGCAGCGTCGAGGAAGCGCGCCGGTTCGTCAGCACGCCGGAGACGTCCGAGCATGTGGTCGGCAAGGCGATCGACATCGGCCCAACGGACGCCGCCGACTGGCTCACCCGTCACGGCGCGGACTACGGGCTCTGCCAGACCTACGCGAACGAGATGTGGCACTTCGAGCTTCTGACCACGCCTGGTGGCCTATGTCCGTTGCAGCGCAACGATGCGTCCGGGTGA
- a CDS encoding gamma-aminobutyraldehyde dehydrogenase: MTDAVHNVIGGQTRETIAGATTELVDPSTGEVCDTAPLSTVEDVDAAYRAAVDAFEVWRDTTPGQRQVALLRCADALERRAAEFVAAECRDTGKPTATTLSDEVLAAVDALRFFAGAARVLPGVGATEYAPGHTSYVRREPVGVVGQVAPWNYPLLMAMWKIAPALAAGNTVVLKPADTTPVTAVMFGVLAAEFLPAGVLNVVCGDRDTGRAVVAHPAAAMVSITGSTRAGVEVARSAADRVARTHLELGGNAPVVVFADADLDAAVEGIVATGFFNAGQDCTAASRVLVDRRVHDEFAARLAERARTVHTGPPSDPTAHYGPLNNADQFARVRAILDGLPDHARITAGGEAVGERGYFLAPTVVTGVRQDDAVVQQENFGPVLTVQPFTDEAHALRLACGVEQGLAASVWTSDHGRALRMSARLDFGCVWINTHMVLVPEMPHGGFKQSGYGKDLSQYSLEEYTRVKHVMHKL; this comes from the coding sequence GTGACCGACGCCGTGCACAACGTCATCGGCGGGCAGACCCGCGAAACGATCGCCGGGGCGACCACGGAACTGGTCGACCCCAGCACCGGCGAGGTCTGCGACACCGCACCACTGTCCACTGTGGAGGACGTCGACGCCGCTTATCGCGCGGCCGTCGACGCTTTCGAGGTGTGGCGCGACACCACGCCGGGGCAGCGCCAAGTCGCGTTGCTGCGGTGCGCGGACGCGCTGGAGCGCCGTGCGGCGGAGTTCGTCGCCGCCGAGTGCCGCGACACCGGCAAGCCGACCGCGACCACGCTGTCCGACGAGGTGCTGGCCGCCGTGGACGCGCTGCGGTTCTTCGCCGGCGCGGCGCGGGTGCTGCCCGGTGTCGGCGCGACCGAGTACGCGCCCGGCCACACCTCCTACGTGCGACGTGAGCCGGTGGGCGTGGTCGGTCAGGTCGCGCCGTGGAACTACCCGTTGCTCATGGCGATGTGGAAGATCGCGCCCGCGCTGGCGGCGGGCAACACGGTGGTGCTCAAGCCCGCCGACACCACCCCGGTGACCGCGGTGATGTTCGGGGTGCTGGCGGCCGAGTTCCTGCCTGCGGGCGTGCTCAACGTCGTGTGCGGCGACCGCGACACGGGTCGTGCGGTGGTGGCCCACCCGGCCGCCGCGATGGTGTCGATCACCGGGTCGACCCGGGCAGGCGTGGAGGTGGCCCGCAGCGCGGCCGACCGGGTCGCCCGCACGCACCTGGAACTGGGCGGCAACGCGCCCGTGGTCGTGTTCGCCGACGCGGACCTCGACGCGGCAGTGGAGGGGATCGTCGCGACGGGCTTCTTCAACGCCGGGCAGGACTGCACGGCGGCGTCCCGGGTCCTGGTCGACCGCCGCGTGCACGACGAGTTCGCCGCCCGCTTGGCCGAACGAGCCAGGACCGTCCACACCGGACCACCGAGCGACCCGACCGCCCACTACGGCCCGCTGAACAACGCCGACCAGTTCGCCCGCGTCCGCGCCATCCTCGACGGCCTGCCCGACCACGCCCGGATCACCGCCGGCGGCGAGGCCGTGGGCGAGCGCGGCTACTTCCTCGCGCCGACGGTCGTCACCGGGGTCCGGCAGGACGACGCCGTGGTCCAACAGGAGAACTTCGGCCCGGTGCTGACCGTGCAGCCGTTCACCGACGAGGCCCACGCGCTGCGGTTGGCGTGCGGGGTGGAGCAAGGACTGGCCGCGAGCGTGTGGACCAGCGACCACGGACGTGCGCTGCGCATGTCGGCCCGGCTTGACTTCGGCTGCGTGTGGATCAACACCCACATGGTCCTGGTGCCCGAGATGCCGCACGGCGGGTTCAAGCAGTCCGGCTACGGGAAGGACCTCTCGCAGTACAGCCTGGAGGAGTACACGCGCGTGAAGCACGTGATGCACAAACTCTGA
- a CDS encoding PucR family transcriptional regulator ligand-binding domain-containing protein: MPLTVNALLAVRDLHLALVAGATGRDRVIEAAHVSELARPGEWLHGGELLMTAGVVLPTDPESCRGYVRDVVDGGAAALGFGVGHGQPHLAPPARWWPPPRRPGCRCWWCRTRCRSSR, encoded by the coding sequence ATGCCGCTCACCGTGAACGCCCTGCTGGCCGTGCGCGACCTGCACCTGGCGCTGGTCGCCGGCGCGACCGGGCGGGACCGGGTGATCGAGGCCGCGCACGTCTCGGAGCTGGCCCGGCCCGGCGAGTGGCTGCACGGCGGTGAACTGCTGATGACGGCCGGTGTGGTGCTGCCGACCGACCCGGAGTCGTGCCGGGGGTACGTGCGGGACGTGGTGGACGGCGGCGCGGCGGCGCTCGGGTTCGGCGTCGGCCACGGCCAGCCCCACCTCGCGCCGCCCGCGCGCTGGTGGCCGCCGCCGAGGAGGCCGGGCTGCCGCTGCTGGTGGTGCCGGACGAGGTGCCGTTCATCGCGGTGA
- a CDS encoding epoxide hydrolase family protein translates to MTDEITPFRIGVPQRDLDDLRDRLAATRWPAPLPGDGWDTGVPTAWLRDLAEYWRTGYDWRAAEAELNRHPQFTTVIDGQRVHFLHVRSPEPDAFPLVLTHGWPGSVVEFLDLIGPLTDPRAHGGDPAHAFHVVIPSLPGFGFSGPTADGGWDVERIARAWAELMRRLGYERYGAHGGDIGAAVSPELGRVAPDRVAGVHVNGGPGPLPPLPLSEEDTAALTDLERDRIRRIEAFMQEEFGYISIQSTRPQTLAHGLVDSPAGQLAWIMDKFREWTHPRDVDPDKIIDRDRLLTNVMIYWLTGTAGSAAYVGYAQQQSWGVVPENSGVPTGVIVFAHDVAIRRYSEAENTITRWVDVNRGGHFAALEEPELLLADIREFFAKIR, encoded by the coding sequence ATGACCGACGAGATCACCCCCTTCCGCATCGGGGTCCCGCAGCGCGACCTCGACGACCTGCGCGACCGGCTGGCCGCGACCCGGTGGCCGGCCCCGCTTCCGGGCGACGGCTGGGACACCGGCGTGCCGACCGCCTGGCTCCGCGACCTCGCCGAGTACTGGCGCACCGGCTACGACTGGCGGGCCGCCGAGGCGGAACTCAACCGGCACCCGCAGTTCACCACCGTGATCGACGGGCAGCGCGTGCACTTCCTGCACGTCCGCTCCCCCGAGCCGGACGCGTTCCCGCTGGTGCTCACGCACGGCTGGCCCGGTTCGGTGGTCGAGTTCCTGGACCTGATCGGGCCGCTCACCGACCCCCGGGCACACGGCGGCGACCCCGCCCACGCGTTCCACGTCGTCATCCCGTCGCTGCCGGGTTTCGGCTTCTCCGGTCCCACGGCGGACGGCGGCTGGGACGTCGAGCGGATCGCCCGCGCGTGGGCGGAACTGATGCGGCGGCTGGGCTACGAGCGCTACGGCGCGCACGGCGGTGACATCGGCGCGGCGGTGAGCCCGGAGCTGGGCCGGGTCGCCCCGGACCGCGTCGCGGGCGTCCACGTCAACGGCGGCCCCGGCCCGCTCCCGCCGTTGCCGCTGTCAGAGGAGGACACCGCCGCGCTGACCGACCTCGAACGCGACCGGATCCGGCGGATCGAGGCGTTCATGCAGGAGGAGTTCGGCTACATCTCGATCCAGTCGACGCGTCCGCAGACCCTCGCGCACGGCCTGGTCGACTCCCCCGCCGGGCAGCTCGCGTGGATCATGGACAAGTTCCGCGAGTGGACCCACCCGCGCGACGTCGACCCCGACAAGATCATCGACCGCGACCGGTTGCTCACCAACGTGATGATCTACTGGCTGACCGGAACGGCGGGTTCGGCGGCGTACGTCGGCTACGCGCAACAGCAGTCGTGGGGCGTGGTGCCGGAGAACTCCGGCGTACCCACCGGCGTGATCGTGTTCGCGCACGACGTGGCGATCCGCCGCTACTCGGAAGCGGAGAACACCATCACGCGCTGGGTCGACGTCAACCGGGGCGGCCACTTCGCCGCCCTCGAAGAACCCGAACTGCTCCTAGCCGACATCCGCGAGTTCTTCGCCAAAATCCGCTGA
- the speB gene encoding agmatinase yields MPIGPADATRIPRYAGDSTFARLPRLTDLPDADVLVWGVPFDAGVSYRPGARFGPAHVRQSSRLLRPYNPALDVEPFTARQVADAGDVGVNPFDIGEAVATIEAAARELGGTRRRLLTIGGDHTIALPLLRVQHERHGPVAVLHFDAHLDTWDTYFGAAYTHGTPFRRAGEEGLVDADHSVHVGIRGPLYSKLDLAESEELGFTAVHARDFARQPIDAIIDRVRARLGDRPVYVSVDIDVLDPGFAPGTGTPEAGGLSSRELLEVLRGLSGLNVVGADLVEVSPAYDHAEITGIAAAHVLYELLSVLPEEER; encoded by the coding sequence ATGCCGATCGGCCCCGCCGACGCCACCCGGATCCCGCGCTACGCCGGGGACAGCACCTTCGCCCGGCTGCCCCGGCTGACCGACCTGCCCGACGCCGACGTGCTGGTGTGGGGCGTGCCGTTCGACGCGGGCGTCAGCTACCGGCCGGGTGCCCGGTTCGGGCCGGCGCACGTGCGGCAGAGCTCGCGCCTGCTGCGGCCCTACAACCCGGCGCTGGACGTGGAGCCGTTCACCGCGCGGCAGGTCGCCGACGCCGGGGACGTCGGGGTCAACCCGTTCGACATCGGCGAGGCGGTGGCCACGATCGAGGCGGCGGCCCGCGAGCTGGGCGGGACCCGGCGCAGGCTGCTCACGATCGGCGGCGACCACACCATCGCGCTGCCGCTGCTGCGCGTGCAGCACGAGCGGCACGGACCGGTGGCGGTGCTGCACTTCGACGCGCACCTCGACACCTGGGACACCTACTTCGGCGCCGCCTACACCCACGGCACACCGTTCCGCCGGGCCGGCGAGGAGGGGCTGGTCGACGCCGACCACTCGGTGCACGTCGGCATCCGGGGCCCGCTGTACTCGAAGCTGGACCTGGCCGAGAGCGAGGAGCTCGGGTTCACCGCCGTGCACGCCCGCGACTTCGCCCGGCAGCCGATCGACGCGATCATCGACCGGGTCCGGGCCCGGCTGGGCGACCGGCCGGTGTACGTCTCGGTCGACATCGACGTGCTCGACCCGGGTTTCGCGCCGGGCACCGGGACCCCGGAAGCGGGCGGCCTGTCCAGCCGTGAACTGCTGGAGGTGCTGCGCGGCCTGTCCGGGCTCAACGTGGTGGGCGCGGACCTCGTGGAGGTCTCCCCGGCCTACGACCACGCCGAGATCACCGGAATCGCCGCCGCCCACGTGCTCTACGAACTGCTGTCCGTGCTGCCCGAGGAGGAGCGGTGA